A DNA window from Maribellus comscasis contains the following coding sequences:
- the hemL gene encoding glutamate-1-semialdehyde 2,1-aminomutase, with the protein MTYEKSIEAFAEAQKHIPGGVNSPVRSFKSVGGNPPFIASAKGSRVTDIDGNEYIDYVGSWGPMILGHSHPKVVEAIQKTAVLGASFGAPTLLETEIAKQIKKMVPSVDSVRMVNSGTEATMSALRLARGYTNRDLVIKFEGCYHGHNDSFLIEAGSGALTFGVPNTPGVTKGTAHDTLTAKFNDLASVQRLFEENNGKIAAVILEPITGNMGVIVPDKEFIEGVRNLCDENQTVLIFDEVMTGFRVAKGCAQEVLGIKPDLTTFGKIIGGGLPVGAYGGKQEIMEMLAPQGPVYQAGTLSGNPLAMAAGLTTLRLLDQAQDFYEDLEISSALLEEGLQNNLKELKFKGVINRVGSMFTLFFTEEESVKSLYDVNKCDTSLFARYFKISLDSGIYLAPSQYEAGFVSAAHTNEDIRKTIEASYSALKQLKG; encoded by the coding sequence ATGACATACGAAAAAAGTATAGAAGCGTTTGCAGAAGCACAAAAACATATTCCCGGAGGAGTAAATTCGCCGGTACGTTCCTTTAAAAGTGTAGGTGGAAATCCGCCTTTTATAGCCAGTGCCAAAGGCTCCAGGGTTACTGATATTGACGGGAATGAATATATTGATTATGTAGGTTCATGGGGACCTATGATTTTAGGGCATTCGCATCCAAAAGTAGTGGAGGCAATTCAAAAAACTGCGGTTCTGGGAGCCAGTTTTGGCGCGCCCACATTGCTTGAAACAGAAATTGCCAAACAAATCAAAAAGATGGTTCCTTCCGTCGACAGTGTCCGAATGGTGAACTCGGGAACAGAAGCAACCATGAGTGCCTTGCGACTGGCCCGTGGTTATACTAACCGCGATTTGGTTATTAAATTTGAAGGATGCTACCATGGTCACAACGACAGTTTTTTAATTGAAGCCGGTTCGGGTGCCCTTACGTTTGGCGTGCCCAACACACCGGGAGTTACCAAAGGAACTGCGCATGATACACTTACGGCTAAGTTTAATGATCTTGCCTCGGTACAGCGTTTATTCGAAGAAAATAACGGAAAAATTGCTGCTGTAATTCTGGAACCGATTACCGGAAATATGGGTGTAATTGTTCCTGATAAAGAATTTATTGAAGGAGTAAGAAATCTGTGCGATGAAAACCAGACCGTATTGATTTTTGATGAGGTGATGACCGGATTCCGGGTGGCCAAAGGTTGTGCACAGGAAGTACTTGGTATAAAACCCGATTTAACCACTTTTGGAAAAATCATCGGTGGCGGCTTGCCGGTAGGTGCCTATGGTGGCAAACAGGAAATTATGGAAATGCTGGCGCCGCAGGGGCCTGTTTATCAGGCAGGAACATTGTCGGGAAATCCATTGGCAATGGCGGCAGGTTTAACCACTTTACGTTTACTCGACCAGGCTCAGGATTTTTATGAAGATCTTGAAATATCTTCGGCTTTGCTGGAGGAAGGCCTTCAGAATAATTTGAAAGAGTTAAAGTTTAAAGGTGTAATCAACAGGGTGGGCTCTATGTTTACGTTGTTTTTCACAGAAGAGGAAAGTGTAAAATCCTTGTACGATGTAAATAAATGTGATACTTCTTTGTTTGCACGTTATTTTAAAATTTCACTTGATAGCGGCATTTATCTCGCACCTTCGCAATATGAAGCCGGATTTGTCTCAGCAGCGCATACCAATGAAGACATTCGGAAAACGATAGAAGCAAGTTATAGTGCATTAAAGCAACTTAAGGGGTAA
- the hemB gene encoding porphobilinogen synthase has translation MHYPVTRLRRLRRNAALRDMVRETILTRHDLIMPLFVCPGKGVNNPISSMPGNSQLSVDFLVEKGKELFDQGVQSVLLFGIPESKDETGEVACQHNGIVQQATRALKKEVPDLYLIADICNCEYTTHGHCGTIVDGDVDNDQTLETLAKQSVSLAEAGIDMVAPSDMMDGRVGAIRTALDNNGFHNLPIMAYSAKYASAFYGPFREAAESAPQFGDRKTYQMDPANGDEALREVALDIQEGADIVMVKPALNYMDIIHRVKTSFNMPVAAYNVSGEFSMVKAAAAKGWIDEKRIVHELLTGLKRAGADLIISYHTQDIIQDL, from the coding sequence ATGCATTATCCGGTAACAAGACTTCGTCGTCTGCGCAGAAACGCTGCCTTAAGAGACATGGTACGCGAAACCATATTAACCCGTCACGATTTAATAATGCCTTTATTTGTTTGTCCGGGCAAAGGGGTTAATAATCCTATTTCTTCCATGCCCGGCAACTCTCAGCTTTCGGTTGATTTTTTGGTTGAAAAAGGCAAAGAATTATTTGATCAGGGAGTACAATCAGTGTTGCTTTTTGGTATCCCGGAATCAAAAGATGAAACAGGAGAAGTAGCCTGTCAGCACAATGGTATTGTACAGCAAGCTACACGGGCGCTAAAGAAAGAAGTGCCTGATCTGTATCTGATTGCCGACATTTGCAACTGCGAATACACTACTCATGGTCATTGCGGAACCATTGTGGATGGCGATGTCGATAATGATCAGACCCTGGAGACCTTGGCAAAACAGTCGGTTTCGCTGGCAGAAGCCGGAATTGATATGGTAGCACCCAGTGACATGATGGACGGTCGTGTGGGAGCAATCCGCACAGCACTCGATAACAACGGGTTTCACAATCTTCCCATCATGGCTTATTCAGCAAAATATGCATCGGCATTTTATGGTCCGTTTCGCGAGGCTGCTGAAAGTGCTCCGCAATTTGGCGACCGTAAAACTTACCAGATGGATCCAGCTAATGGTGATGAAGCACTTCGTGAGGTAGCCCTCGATATTCAGGAAGGAGCAGACATTGTAATGGTGAAACCGGCCTTGAATTATATGGATATTATTCACCGTGTGAAAACCAGTTTTAATATGCCGGTTGCAGCTTATAATGTAAGTGGTGAGTTTTCCATGGTAAAAGCTGCGGCTGCAAAAGGATGGATTGATGAAAAACGAATTGTACACGAATTACTTACCGGATTAAAACGTGCCGGAGCCGATTTGATTATTTCCTACCATACGCAGGATATTATACAGGATTTATAA
- a CDS encoding uroporphyrinogen-III synthase → MNHLLKNKLFISTRPKGQSDELNRLLKEAGAETVEMPLIEIRPANLSEKENDILEQLEQFQWLIFTSPNGVRYFFEVLEKRGIANLPEKIQIAVIGPKTEEELSFFGYSPAFVNPGNTGEHFAAAFLKKVENNSYQPRILLALGNLARTVIQNELSGVAACMRLNVYKTVIPDLTDEKTVQLIKDNRYEMLIFTSPSAIQNFMKRFNDISAKNIRLACIGETTASEARKQGIQPLVVAKNASAQGIVESIIQYYS, encoded by the coding sequence ATGAATCATCTGCTGAAAAATAAGCTGTTTATTTCTACGCGGCCTAAAGGACAATCAGATGAGCTAAATCGTCTGCTAAAAGAAGCCGGCGCCGAAACAGTAGAAATGCCACTTATTGAGATTCGCCCTGCAAATTTATCAGAAAAAGAGAATGATATTCTGGAACAACTGGAACAGTTTCAGTGGCTTATTTTTACGAGTCCCAATGGCGTTCGGTACTTTTTTGAGGTACTTGAAAAGAGAGGAATAGCAAATCTTCCCGAAAAGATTCAAATAGCGGTAATTGGCCCAAAAACAGAAGAAGAACTAAGTTTTTTTGGTTATTCGCCTGCTTTTGTTAATCCCGGAAACACAGGCGAACACTTTGCTGCAGCATTTTTAAAAAAAGTAGAAAACAATTCATACCAGCCGCGGATTTTGCTGGCACTTGGAAATCTTGCACGTACGGTTATCCAGAATGAATTAAGCGGGGTCGCAGCATGTATGCGGCTAAATGTGTATAAAACAGTAATCCCTGATTTAACAGATGAAAAAACTGTTCAACTTATTAAAGACAACCGCTACGAAATGCTTATTTTCACCAGTCCGTCGGCTATTCAAAATTTTATGAAACGATTTAACGACATTTCCGCAAAAAATATTCGGCTTGCCTGTATTGGGGAAACCACAGCAAGCGAGGCACGAAAACAGGGTATTCAACCGTTGGTTGTAGCAAAAAATGCTTCGGCACAGGGAATCGTCGAATCAATAATTCAATATTATTCTTAA